In the Thermococcus sp. MAR1 genome, one interval contains:
- a CDS encoding DUF2202 domain-containing protein → MRKKIWGIALLVLAALGFTLGSVAAWHGTPGENPYAGRTTAPMLNSTMETYYSDLSQEEIDGLLYMAEEEKLARDVYLTLYEQWDLPVFSNIARSEQTHMDAVLSLIEKYNLTAPETLDQVGVFQNEELQALYDQLVEMGSASQEDALKVGALIEETDIKDLEDWIAQTDNEDIKQVYENLMRGSENHLRAFAGQLEGMGITYTAQVLPEEQVDEILISVPNHGAGMKGAAMGTMRARHGDARTQGGIIDGIANTFRHAWGWMRGFANRVGMPL, encoded by the coding sequence ATGAGGAAAAAGATTTGGGGTATCGCCCTGTTGGTGTTGGCTGCCCTGGGGTTCACACTGGGGAGCGTGGCAGCGTGGCACGGGACTCCAGGAGAGAACCCGTACGCCGGTCGAACAACCGCACCCATGCTTAACAGCACTATGGAGACGTACTATTCCGACCTCAGCCAGGAGGAGATAGACGGCCTGCTGTACATGGCCGAGGAGGAGAAGCTCGCACGTGACGTTTACCTGACGCTTTACGAGCAGTGGGACCTTCCGGTGTTCAGCAACATAGCGAGGAGCGAACAGACCCACATGGACGCGGTTCTTTCACTGATAGAGAAATACAACCTAACCGCTCCGGAAACTCTCGACCAGGTTGGAGTCTTCCAGAACGAGGAGCTCCAGGCCCTCTACGACCAGCTGGTTGAGATGGGAAGCGCAAGCCAGGAGGACGCACTTAAGGTCGGTGCGCTGATAGAGGAGACCGACATAAAGGACCTAGAGGACTGGATAGCCCAGACCGACAACGAGGACATCAAGCAGGTTTACGAGAACCTCATGAGGGGCTCAGAGAACCACCTGAGGGCCTTCGCCGGCCAGCTTGAGGGCATGGGGATAACCTACACCGCCCAGGTGCTGCCAGAGGAGCAGGTGGATGAGATACTTATATCAGTTCCTAACCACGGCGCTGGAATGAAAGGCGCTGCCATGGGCACCATGAGAGCCCGCCACGGCGACGCGAGAACCCAGGGCGGTATCATCGATGGAATCGCCAACACCTTCAGACACGCCTGGGGCTGGATGAGGGGCTTTGCCAACAGGGTTGGAATGCCCCTCTGA